A region of the Chloroflexota bacterium genome:
GGTGCCGGATGGCCGGTATCACTTCATCGCTCGCGTCCTGGATGCGGGGGCCATGGGGGTCATGGTGCCGCGCGTCGAGACGCGGGAGCAGGTGGAACAGGCGGTGGCGGCGCTGCGATATCCGCCCGTGGGCGTGCGCGGCTGTTCCACTGCGAAGGGGAACAGCGACTACCGCGGCGGGCCGCTGTGGGAGTTCACCCAGCATGCCAACGAGAACATCCTGGCGGTGATGCAGATCGAGCGCAAGGCGGCCATCGAGCACATCGATGACCTGCTCTCGGTGCCCGGCGTGGATGTGGCGCTCATCGGCCCGGCCGATCTGACGCTGTCGTTGGGCGCGCCCAGCCCGCAGGACCCCATGGTGCAGGAGGCCATTCAGAAGGTGGTCGATGCGGGCAAGCGGCATGGCGTGGCCACCGGCATTCATCTTCGGGATGTGAACGGGCTCAAGGCCTGGCGTGAGCGCGGCATGACCATGCTGACCTACTCCACGGAGGTGGACTTCATCATGACGGGTGCTCGCGCCGGCATCGCCGAGTTGCGTGGCTGAGGGGGTGGGCGTGCCGACGATCGAAGCTTCCAAGCTGGCGGATTTCGTGAGCCGCATCTTTCAGGCCGTAGGCGCGACGGAGGATACCGCCCGTCTGGTGGCCGACTCCCTGGTGACCAGCGATCTGGCCGGCCACGCCTCGCACGGCGTCATCCGGGTGCCCCAGTATCTGGACGCCATCGCGACGGGGGGGATGGACCCGGCGGCTGAGCCCGTGATCGCCCACGAGACGGCGACGGTCGCGCGGGTGGACGCCCGGCGGGGGTTCGGGCAGTTAGGCGCGCACTTCGCCATGAGCGTGGCCATCGAGAAGGCCCGATCGCAGGGCGTGGCGGCCGTGGGGCTGTTCAACTGCTATCATGTGGGCCGCCTGGGCGAGTGGGTGGAGATGGCCGCGAGGCAGGCGATGATCGGCCTGGCGTTTTGCAACGGCGGGCGGCCAGGCGGGGCGGTCGCGCCCTATGGCGGCGCCGAGCGTGTTCTGGGAACGAACCCCATCGCCGCCGCGGTGCCGGTGGCCGGACGGCCGCCCATCGTGATCGACTTCGCCACCAGCGCCACGGCCGAGGGCAAGGTCCGGGTGGCCCGCAATCGCGGCCAGCGGGTGCCCGAGGGATGGATCCTGGACGCCCAGGGACGGCCGAGCACGGATCCACACGATTTCTATGAGGGAGGGGTGCTGCTTCCCGCGGCCGGCCATAAGGGGTATGGCCTCTCGTTGCTGGTGGAGTTCCTGGGCGGCGTCCTGACCGGGCGAGGCTGTCCAGCGCTCCCCGGCTTCCTCCCCGGGAATGGCGTGCTATTCCTGACGCTGTCGATCGAAACCTTCCGGCCGGTGGATGCGTTTCTGGAGGAGGGGGCGGCGTTGTGCGATCGGATCAAGGCCGTGCCGCCCGCCGAGGGTTTCGATGAGGTGCTATTGCCGGGGGAGCCCGAGCACCGGGCTGCGGAGCGTCGTCAACGGGAGGGCGTGCCGGTAGACGAGGCCACCTGGTCGCAGTTGGTGGAGGCGGCCGCTGAGTTGGGGGTCCCCATGCCCGACTGATCTCAGGGCGCCTGGATGCTGCTGGGGGGATTCCCGTTGGCCTCCCCCTCATTCATTCGTGTACGTCGTGTTGGACAAAGCCCTGTCGTTCAGGTAGAATCTGGGGGAAGGCGCACCGCCTTCGTCGGCCCGTAGCGATCTCAAAGGGTCAGGGCTGGGATGGGCTCATCTCCCGGAGATGTGCAGATGGTGGTGGCCTCGCGTGGCCGGGCCGCCATCTCTCACATGCGTTTCATGGGATGGGCCGTTGTGCTTTCCCTCGATCTGGGCTGGATGGTAGCACTGCTCTGAGCGGTGCTGCCGGTCTGATCATCGTCCGAAAGAGCTCTGTCATCATGGAGGAACGGGTGTCCCCACAGGAAGAATTAGAACGCATCGCTGCCGAGATACGTTCATGCACGCTGTGTCCGTTGGCGAGGAGTCGCACCAACGCGGTGCCGGGAGAGGGGCCCGCCGATGCGGAGATCATGTTCATCGGCGAGGGGCCTGGGTTCCATGAGGACCGACAGGGTCGACCTTTCGTGGGGGCGGCCGGCCGGTTCCTGGAGGAATTGCTGGCCAGCATCGGCCTCACTCGGGATCAGGTGTACATCACCAATGTGGTGAAGTGTCGCCCGCCGGGGAACCGTGACCCGCAGCCGGAGGAGTTGAAGGCCTGCCGGCCGTATCTGGACCGCCAGATCGACGTGATCAAGCCGAAGATCATCGTGACGTTGGGGCGGTACTCCATGGCTCGCTATTTCCCCGGCGCCTCCATTTCACGGATTCACGGGCGGCCCAAGCGCGTGGGGGATATCATCTGCTTCCCCATGTTCCACCCGGCGGCGGGGCTGCATCAGCCGCGCTGGCGGCCGCTCATCGAGGAGGACATCAAGAAGCTGCCCGGGCTACTGGAGGAGGCGCGACATCGGCAGGCGGCCGAAGCGCGAGAGGACGGCGAGGACGACGTGGATCGGTACGAGCAGCTGAGCCTGTTCTAACCCGGAAGCGGGATCGAAAGGAAGAGGAGGGGCGAAGGGGCCATCCCTCCTCTTCTTTTTAGATGCGTCCTCGCTCGGGAACTCCTTACGAGGTCCCGTGAGGGGCTCGCGAGCGGGGTGTGTTACCAGGTCAGGAGTCCCTTGTGGACACATGGTGAGAGGATTCCTGCGATCGCGTTGCAGATGTCGAGCGGTCGAGAGCGCTCCAGGTAGCAGGTCGATCGCGTTGGACATCCGGGCTTTCGTCCCGGCGGGTGCCCAACGCGATCGGACTGTTGCCCTCTGGAGATCCGGTCCGGTTTCCCCGGGCGCGTAGCTCTCCGGTGAAGAGATGGGAGGCGATGGGCAGTGCGAGAGGGTGTGTTGCGGGTTGTCCCCCTGGGCGGTGTGGGCGAGTTTGGCAAGAATATGATCGTCCTGGAGTATGGCGATGATGTGGTGGTGATCGACGCCGGCCTCATGTTCCCGGAGAGCGACATGCTGGGCATCGACCTGATCATCCCAGACATCGACTACCTGATCGAGCGCCGCGATCGGGTGCGCGGGTTGATCCTGACGCACGGGCACGAGGACCACATTGGGGCGCTGCCCTACCTGCTGCCCCAGATCGAGTTGCCGGTCTACGCCACGCGGCTCACCCGGGGTCTGGTCGAGGTCAAGCTGCGCGAGCATCGGCTGCTCCGCCAGGCCGATCTGCACACGATCACCGAGCATGACGTCCTCCACCTGGGCGCCTTCATCATCGAGTTCTTCCACGTCTGCCACAGCTTCCCCGACGCGCTGGGCGTGGCTGTGCACACACCGGTGGGCACGGTGGTGCATGCCACGGATTACAAGTTCGATCCCCATCCGGTGGATGGCCGCCCCACCGACGAGGCCAAGCTCTCCCGGTTGGGCGATGAGGGAGTGCTTCTTCTGCTGTCCGACTCCACGAACGTGGAATCGGGCGGGTATACCCCATCGGAGCAGGAGATCGGGGAGACCTTCGAGCAGATCTTCTCCGAGGCCCCTGGCCGCATCATCGTGGCGACGTTCGCCTCCAACCTCTCCCGCGTGCGACAATTGATCGAGGTCT
Encoded here:
- a CDS encoding aldolase, coding for MRDNKVRAALKRGEPVIGTMVAEMRSPAIALLFANAGFDFMFIDMEHGAYDLATVSDIIKVARLAGIVPLVRVPDGRYHFIARVLDAGAMGVMVPRVETREQVEQAVAALRYPPVGVRGCSTAKGNSDYRGGPLWEFTQHANENILAVMQIERKAAIEHIDDLLSVPGVDVALIGPADLTLSLGAPSPQDPMVQEAIQKVVDAGKRHGVATGIHLRDVNGLKAWRERGMTMLTYSTEVDFIMTGARAGIAELRG
- a CDS encoding Ldh family oxidoreductase translates to MPTIEASKLADFVSRIFQAVGATEDTARLVADSLVTSDLAGHASHGVIRVPQYLDAIATGGMDPAAEPVIAHETATVARVDARRGFGQLGAHFAMSVAIEKARSQGVAAVGLFNCYHVGRLGEWVEMAARQAMIGLAFCNGGRPGGAVAPYGGAERVLGTNPIAAAVPVAGRPPIVIDFATSATAEGKVRVARNRGQRVPEGWILDAQGRPSTDPHDFYEGGVLLPAAGHKGYGLSLLVEFLGGVLTGRGCPALPGFLPGNGVLFLTLSIETFRPVDAFLEEGAALCDRIKAVPPAEGFDEVLLPGEPEHRAAERRQREGVPVDEATWSQLVEAAAELGVPMPD
- a CDS encoding uracil-DNA glycosylase, yielding MEERVSPQEELERIAAEIRSCTLCPLARSRTNAVPGEGPADAEIMFIGEGPGFHEDRQGRPFVGAAGRFLEELLASIGLTRDQVYITNVVKCRPPGNRDPQPEELKACRPYLDRQIDVIKPKIIVTLGRYSMARYFPGASISRIHGRPKRVGDIICFPMFHPAAGLHQPRWRPLIEEDIKKLPGLLEEARHRQAAEAREDGEDDVDRYEQLSLF